In a genomic window of Comamonadaceae bacterium OTU4NAUVB1:
- the ahpC gene encoding alkyl hydroperoxide reductase subunit C, whose amino-acid sequence MSVINTAIKPFKTSAYKNGKFIEVADTDVKGKWAVFFFYPADFTFVCPTELGDVADHYAEFQKLGVEIYSVSTDTHFTHKAWHDSSETIGKIQYTMIGDPTGNITRNFEVMREAEGLADRGTFIVDPQGVIQALEITAEGIGRDASDLLRKVKAAQYVAAHPGEVCPAKWTEGAETLKPSFDLVGKI is encoded by the coding sequence ATGTCCGTCATCAATACCGCCATCAAACCCTTCAAGACCAGCGCCTACAAGAACGGCAAGTTCATCGAGGTGGCCGACACCGACGTGAAGGGAAAGTGGGCCGTGTTCTTCTTCTATCCGGCCGACTTCACCTTCGTCTGCCCGACCGAGCTCGGCGACGTTGCCGACCACTATGCCGAATTCCAGAAACTCGGCGTGGAAATCTACTCGGTGTCGACCGACACGCATTTCACTCACAAGGCGTGGCACGACTCGTCGGAGACGATCGGCAAGATCCAGTACACCATGATCGGTGACCCCACCGGCAACATCACCCGCAACTTCGAAGTCATGCGCGAAGCCGAAGGTCTGGCCGACCGCGGCACGTTCATCGTCGACCCGCAGGGCGTGATCCAGGCGCTGGAAATCACCGCCGAAGGCATCGGCCGCGACGCCAGCGACCTGCTGCGCAAGGTCAAGGCCGCGCAATACGTCGCTGCCCACCCGGGTGAAGTCTGCCCGGCCAAGTGGACCGAAGGCGCCGAGACGCTCAAGCCGTCGTTCGACCTCGTCGGCAAGATCTAA
- the bfr gene encoding bacterioferritin — MKGDLQVIEHLQAQLKNELTAINQYFLHYRMLKHWGFDKLAKKEYAESIGEMKHADWLMDRIFMLDGLPNLQDLGKLNVGEDVPEILSCDLGLEYGAQATIKAGMAHCETVRDYVSRDLLQKILDDTEEHIDFLETQIDLLGKVGLQNYLQSQMGEIEA; from the coding sequence ATGAAGGGCGACCTCCAAGTCATCGAACATCTGCAAGCCCAGCTCAAGAACGAGCTGACCGCCATCAACCAGTATTTCCTGCACTACCGGATGCTCAAGCACTGGGGCTTCGACAAGCTGGCGAAGAAGGAATATGCCGAATCCATCGGAGAAATGAAACATGCCGACTGGCTGATGGACCGCATCTTCATGCTGGACGGCCTGCCGAACCTGCAGGATCTGGGCAAGCTGAACGTTGGCGAGGACGTTCCCGAGATCCTGTCCTGCGACCTCGGGCTGGAATATGGTGCCCAGGCGACGATCAAGGCCGGGATGGCGCATTGCGAGACCGTGCGCGATTACGTCTCGCGCGACCTGCTCCAGAAGATCCTGGACGACACCGAGGAGCACATCGACTTCCTGGAGACGCAGATCGACCTGCTTGGCAAGGTCGGCCTGCAGAACTACTTGCAGTCGCAGATGGGCGAAATAGAGGCTTGA
- a CDS encoding (2Fe-2S)-binding protein, giving the protein MIVCVCRRVSDREIARHARAGMTFDEVQFELGVATQCGRCESCARDVVAQCSASHPVAAIHRDDGARTIQLAKSIQESSAWNSSGRSLAV; this is encoded by the coding sequence ATGATCGTCTGCGTTTGCCGCCGAGTGTCCGACCGAGAAATCGCCCGTCATGCGCGCGCCGGAATGACCTTCGATGAAGTCCAGTTCGAACTGGGCGTCGCAACGCAGTGCGGGCGCTGCGAGAGCTGCGCGCGCGACGTCGTCGCACAGTGCAGCGCGTCCCACCCCGTTGCAGCCATCCATCGCGACGATGGCGCAAGGACCATCCAGCTCGCCAAATCCATCCAGGAAAGCAGCGCATGGAATTCTTCTGGGCGCTCGCTGGCAGTCTGA
- a CDS encoding energy transducer TonB, with protein sequence MSDRFSRPPSTTFGLSRTVVITGSVILFHAAALWALQSGLIRKAAEVVIPVVLLSEFIEPPKPKAPPPPPPPPPPAAPRPQITKAPPPPRPVAVRTPAPAPAAPVGVIEPQPPAPPLAPPAPPAPPEPPAPPPAPPAPPAVTLPSSNAEYLNNPKPVYPAMSKRLGEQGKTIVRVLIGVDGLPRSATIRQSSGYERLDEAARTAVMGWRYVPGKRNGVVEPMEFNVPVNWVLN encoded by the coding sequence GTGTCCGACCGTTTCTCTCGTCCTCCTTCCACCACGTTCGGCCTGTCGCGCACGGTGGTCATCACCGGCAGCGTCATCCTCTTCCACGCGGCCGCGCTCTGGGCGTTGCAGAGCGGGCTGATTCGCAAGGCGGCCGAGGTGGTGATCCCGGTGGTCCTGCTGAGCGAATTCATCGAGCCTCCCAAGCCCAAGGCGCCTCCTCCACCGCCACCCCCGCCGCCGCCGGCAGCACCCCGACCCCAGATCACCAAGGCACCACCACCGCCACGTCCGGTGGCCGTGCGCACGCCGGCTCCCGCGCCCGCAGCCCCGGTGGGTGTCATCGAACCCCAGCCGCCTGCGCCACCCCTGGCGCCGCCCGCCCCGCCGGCACCTCCCGAACCTCCAGCACCCCCGCCGGCCCCACCCGCTCCACCGGCGGTGACCTTGCCATCGTCGAATGCCGAGTACCTGAACAACCCCAAGCCCGTCTACCCAGCCATGAGCAAGCGGCTCGGCGAACAGGGCAAGACCATCGTGCGCGTACTGATCGGCGTGGATGGCCTGCCGCGCAGCGCCACCATCCGGCAATCGAGCGGCTATGAGCGGCTCGACGAAGCCGCCCGGACGGCGGTGATGGGCTGGCGGTACGTGCCGGGCAAACGCAACGGCGTCGTCGAACCCATGGAGTTCAACGTGCCGGTGAACTGGGTTCTCAACTGA
- a CDS encoding MotA/TolQ/ExbB proton channel family protein: protein MDSHFGLMNVWSQGDFVTKFVAVLLIGMSLASWIVIILKALDVIKYKRLSRNSQDFWHSEDFATALNKLGNDESNPFRNLALEGREAAAHHRNTKAHLHDSLDVSDWITRALRNGIDEFTARLQSGLAILASVGSTAPFIGLFGTVWGIYHALMSIGSAGQATIDKVAGPIGEALIMTALGLAVAIPAVLGYNALVRGNKFVLTKLNSFAHDLHAYFVTGARVQSTDATIVPLKKG from the coding sequence ATGGATTCCCACTTTGGCCTGATGAACGTATGGAGTCAGGGCGACTTCGTCACCAAATTCGTCGCCGTGCTGCTGATCGGCATGTCGCTCGCGAGTTGGATCGTGATCATCCTGAAGGCGCTCGATGTCATCAAGTACAAACGTCTCTCGAGGAACTCACAGGATTTCTGGCACAGCGAGGATTTCGCCACCGCCCTGAACAAGCTCGGCAACGACGAGAGCAATCCCTTTCGGAACCTGGCGCTCGAAGGCCGAGAGGCAGCGGCGCATCATCGCAACACCAAGGCCCACCTGCACGATTCGCTCGACGTGAGCGACTGGATCACGCGCGCATTGCGCAACGGCATCGACGAATTCACCGCACGGCTGCAGTCGGGTCTGGCGATCCTGGCTTCGGTGGGTTCGACCGCCCCTTTCATCGGCCTCTTCGGCACGGTGTGGGGCATCTACCACGCCTTGATGAGCATCGGATCCGCAGGACAGGCCACGATCGACAAGGTCGCCGGCCCGATCGGCGAAGCGCTCATCATGACGGCGCTCGGGCTGGCCGTGGCGATCCCAGCGGTGCTCGGGTACAACGCGCTGGTGCGTGGCAACAAGTTCGTCCTGACCAAGCTCAACAGCTTCGCCCACGACCTGCACGCCTACTTCGTCACCGGGGCACGCGTGCAGTCCACCGATGCGACGATCGTTCCCTTGAAGAAAGGCTGA
- a CDS encoding biopolymer transporter ExbD — protein sequence MAFGTQDEPDEVMNEINMTPLVDVMLVLLIIFIITVPVMKHAVNIDLPQATSEPEQTKPQNILFTVAADGSYYWNENRIEDSALKTLLAEQAAKEPQPELHIRGDKAVRYERVAQAMSAAREAGVRKIGFITEPNPSN from the coding sequence ATGGCCTTCGGAACCCAAGACGAACCCGACGAGGTGATGAACGAGATCAACATGACGCCCCTGGTGGACGTCATGCTGGTCCTCTTGATCATCTTCATCATCACCGTGCCGGTGATGAAGCATGCGGTCAACATTGATCTGCCCCAGGCCACAAGCGAGCCCGAGCAGACCAAGCCACAGAACATCCTCTTCACGGTGGCGGCCGACGGCAGCTACTACTGGAACGAGAACCGGATCGAGGACAGCGCGCTCAAGACCCTTCTGGCCGAACAGGCCGCCAAGGAACCCCAGCCGGAATTGCACATCCGGGGTGACAAGGCGGTTCGTTACGAACGCGTGGCCCAGGCGATGTCTGCCGCTCGCGAAGCCGGCGTGCGCAAGATCGGTTTCATCACGGAACCCAATCCGTCGAACTGA
- a CDS encoding hemin uptake protein HemP, whose product MQANYDDTFSVLNHPSLDQSGSGRAAVPTAVAKEISIESTELLRGSKTLEIRHNGSLYLLRTTKLGKLILTK is encoded by the coding sequence ATGCAAGCGAACTACGACGACACCTTCTCAGTGCTGAATCATCCATCCCTGGATCAGTCGGGCAGTGGCCGGGCAGCGGTTCCCACGGCAGTTGCCAAGGAGATCTCGATCGAGAGCACCGAACTGCTCCGTGGCAGCAAGACGCTCGAGATCCGCCACAACGGTTCGCTCTACCTCCTGCGAACCACCAAACTCGGCAAGCTGATCCTCACCAAGTAG
- a CDS encoding heme-binding protein, whose amino-acid sequence MQTKSFLELADVKLVAAAAEAEAIKNNWAVTIAIADDGGNLLWLQRLDGAAAISAHIAPAKAHASALGRRESKGYEDMINAGRTAFLSAPTVQGLLEGGVPIVKDGHVIGAVGVSGVKANEDAQVAKAGVAALGL is encoded by the coding sequence ATGCAAACCAAATCCTTTCTCGAACTCGCCGACGTCAAGCTCGTCGCAGCCGCCGCCGAAGCCGAAGCCATCAAGAACAACTGGGCCGTGACGATCGCCATTGCCGACGATGGGGGCAACCTGCTCTGGTTGCAGCGGCTCGATGGCGCCGCAGCGATTTCCGCCCACATCGCGCCCGCCAAGGCGCATGCGTCTGCGCTGGGCCGCCGTGAGAGCAAGGGCTACGAGGACATGATCAATGCCGGACGCACTGCCTTCCTGTCGGCACCGACCGTCCAGGGGCTGCTCGAAGGCGGCGTCCCGATCGTCAAGGACGGTCACGTCATCGGCGCGGTCGGCGTCAGCGGTGTGAAGGCGAACGAGGACGCGCAGGTCGCCAAGGCCGGCGTGGCGGCACTCGGGCTCTGA
- a CDS encoding Bax inhibitor-1/YccA family protein — translation MNDRVTTTNIAADHGQTLAPTDRQRVLRNTYWLLALSMLPTVLGAWVGVETGITRSLTGGLGLVVFMVGAFGFMFAIEKTKNSGLGVPVLLAFTFFMGLMLSRLIAMVLGFRNGSELIMTAFGGTAGVFFVMASLASVIKRDLSGLGKWLFVGALVLMASAVINVFVGSTAGVMMISVLAIGIFSAFMLYDLKRILDGGETNYISATLALYLDLFNVFQSLLALLGIMGGERD, via the coding sequence ATGAACGATCGCGTCACCACGACGAACATCGCTGCCGATCATGGGCAGACGCTTGCGCCGACCGACCGCCAACGGGTCCTGCGCAATACCTATTGGCTGTTGGCGCTGAGCATGTTGCCGACGGTGCTGGGCGCCTGGGTCGGCGTCGAAACCGGCATCACCCGTTCATTGACCGGTGGCTTGGGTCTCGTCGTGTTCATGGTGGGTGCGTTCGGATTCATGTTCGCCATCGAGAAGACCAAGAATTCCGGCCTGGGTGTGCCGGTCTTGCTGGCCTTCACGTTCTTCATGGGACTGATGCTGTCACGTCTGATCGCCATGGTGCTGGGTTTCAGGAACGGTTCCGAACTGATCATGACGGCTTTTGGCGGCACGGCCGGGGTCTTCTTCGTGATGGCCTCGCTGGCAAGCGTCATCAAGCGCGACCTTTCGGGCTTGGGAAAGTGGCTGTTCGTCGGCGCCCTGGTGTTGATGGCAAGTGCGGTCATCAACGTCTTCGTGGGCTCCACGGCTGGCGTGATGATGATCTCGGTGCTGGCGATCGGCATCTTCTCGGCCTTCATGCTCTACGACCTGAAGCGCATTCTGGACGGCGGAGAAACCAACTACATCAGCGCCACGCTGGCGCTCTACCTCGACCTGTTCAATGTTTTCCAGAGCCTGCTGGCGCTGTTGGGCATCATGGGCGGAGAGCGCGACTGA
- the rlmD gene encoding 23S rRNA (uracil(1939)-C(5))-methyltransferase RlmD: MTDSKRSRKNAAPAAFDEWLEVGSLDLEAQGVARKPDGMVVFVEGALPFEEVQVDVLRGKNNWEQGTVRSIRRESSQRVRPGCPHFGLHPGACGGCKMQHLDATAQVAIKQRVLEDNLWHLGKVRAETLLRPLEGPAWHYRYRARLSVRYVAKKNTVLIGFHERKSRYLADMQVCPVLPQAVSAMLMPLRELIGALEARDSCPQIELACGDAPSAADGSATASAKLGVIALVLRHLVPLSGSDIQRLRDFAAQHEGVQWWLQAKGPDTVRLLDEDHMPLAYELPEFGINMPFRPTDFTQVNPHINRVLVARALRLLEVRSHERVIDWFCGLGNFTLPLATRAREVLGIEGSDTLVARATANYERNRPAGLLGRSGRGPLSPTSFVTRNLFDMTPDMLVADGTADKWLVDPPREGAFALVKALVDLQQRRVEEGDDGMPHDAVGAGWSPPRRIVYVSCNPSTLARDAGLLVNQAGYVCTLAGVVNMFPHTSHVESIAVFDLP; this comes from the coding sequence ATGACGGATTCCAAGAGAAGCAGAAAAAACGCGGCTCCCGCGGCCTTCGACGAATGGCTCGAAGTCGGATCGCTCGATCTCGAGGCACAGGGCGTGGCGCGCAAGCCCGATGGCATGGTGGTCTTCGTCGAAGGCGCGCTGCCATTCGAGGAGGTCCAGGTGGACGTCCTGCGTGGCAAGAACAACTGGGAGCAGGGCACCGTCCGGTCCATCCGACGCGAGTCATCGCAGCGGGTACGGCCCGGATGTCCCCATTTCGGGCTGCATCCGGGTGCCTGCGGTGGCTGCAAGATGCAGCATCTTGACGCGACCGCCCAAGTGGCCATCAAGCAGCGCGTGCTCGAGGACAACCTGTGGCACCTGGGAAAGGTACGTGCCGAAACGCTGCTTCGACCGCTCGAAGGGCCGGCTTGGCACTACCGCTATCGCGCTCGCCTTTCCGTGCGCTACGTGGCCAAGAAGAACACGGTGCTGATCGGCTTTCACGAGCGCAAGAGCCGCTACCTCGCCGACATGCAGGTCTGCCCGGTGCTTCCGCAGGCCGTCAGCGCGATGCTCATGCCCCTTCGCGAATTGATTGGTGCGCTGGAAGCCCGCGACAGCTGTCCGCAGATCGAACTGGCCTGCGGGGATGCGCCGTCCGCCGCCGATGGCAGCGCGACCGCGTCGGCGAAATTGGGCGTCATCGCGCTGGTGCTGCGTCATCTCGTGCCATTGTCGGGCAGCGACATCCAGCGCCTGCGCGACTTTGCCGCCCAGCACGAAGGCGTGCAGTGGTGGCTTCAAGCCAAGGGACCGGATACCGTCAGGCTGCTCGACGAAGACCACATGCCACTGGCCTACGAGTTGCCTGAATTCGGCATCAACATGCCATTCAGGCCGACCGACTTCACACAGGTCAATCCCCACATCAACCGGGTGCTTGTCGCACGCGCGCTGCGCCTGCTGGAGGTGCGGTCGCACGAGCGTGTCATCGACTGGTTCTGCGGCCTGGGGAATTTCACCCTGCCTCTGGCCACGCGCGCGCGCGAGGTGCTGGGCATCGAAGGCAGCGACACGCTGGTTGCGCGCGCCACCGCGAACTACGAACGCAATCGGCCGGCAGGTCTTTTGGGCCGTTCGGGACGGGGCCCACTGTCGCCGACGTCTTTCGTGACGCGAAACCTGTTCGACATGACACCCGACATGCTCGTGGCCGACGGCACGGCCGACAAATGGCTCGTCGATCCACCCCGCGAAGGCGCGTTCGCTCTGGTCAAGGCATTGGTCGACCTTCAGCAACGGCGGGTTGAGGAAGGGGACGACGGCATGCCGCACGATGCGGTCGGGGCGGGTTGGTCGCCGCCACGGCGAATCGTCTATGTTAGTTGCAATCCGTCGACGCTCGCCCGTGATGCCGGCCTGCTGGTCAATCAGGCCGGCTATGTGTGCACACTCGCCGGGGTGGTGAACATGTTTCCGCACACATCGCACGTCGAATCGATCGCTGTTTTCGACCTCCCCTGA
- a CDS encoding peptidoglycan DD-metalloendopeptidase family protein, which yields MHGFGNGSWLVGMTLAATLVVAGCAAPSRPAAPVEDRGTMVGAPGASAGSSGGPMLTTDPYGKPLPGIENYGKPGYYTVRPGDTIRRIGVETGQTWQNLVRWNNLERPDIIEVGQVLRVIPPGTNPVGGAPTTAGGSIDPATGVVTRPVAPQPAIAAGPTGAAASAAAPAAVAKPSTPSTGDEDVGWIWPAQGTLLAGFSEAKNKGLDIGGKAGDAVIAAADGRVVYAGAGLRGYGNLIILKHNNTYLTAYAHNQTLLVKEDQSVQKGQKIAEMGNSDADRVKLHFEIRRQGKPVDPARYLPSR from the coding sequence ATGCACGGTTTTGGCAACGGGAGCTGGCTCGTCGGCATGACGCTGGCGGCGACGCTCGTGGTGGCGGGATGCGCCGCACCCAGCAGACCCGCCGCGCCGGTCGAGGATCGCGGCACGATGGTCGGCGCTCCGGGTGCGTCCGCAGGGTCGTCCGGTGGCCCCATGCTGACCACCGATCCCTATGGCAAGCCGCTGCCTGGGATCGAGAACTATGGCAAGCCCGGCTACTACACGGTCCGTCCGGGCGACACGATCCGCCGCATCGGTGTCGAAACCGGCCAGACCTGGCAGAACCTCGTGCGCTGGAACAACCTCGAGCGACCCGACATCATCGAAGTCGGTCAGGTGTTGCGGGTGATCCCGCCAGGGACCAATCCGGTCGGTGGCGCACCGACGACGGCGGGCGGCAGCATCGACCCGGCCACCGGTGTCGTCACGCGTCCGGTGGCGCCGCAGCCCGCCATCGCGGCCGGCCCGACGGGCGCGGCCGCGTCCGCTGCGGCGCCAGCTGCCGTTGCCAAGCCATCGACGCCATCGACCGGTGACGAGGACGTCGGCTGGATCTGGCCTGCCCAGGGCACTCTGCTCGCCGGTTTCAGCGAGGCGAAGAACAAGGGCCTGGACATCGGTGGCAAGGCTGGCGACGCGGTGATCGCCGCGGCCGATGGCCGCGTGGTGTATGCCGGTGCCGGCCTGCGTGGCTACGGCAATCTCATCATCCTCAAGCACAACAACACCTACCTCACGGCCTATGCGCACAACCAGACGCTGTTGGTCAAGGAAGACCAGTCGGTGCAGAAGGGCCAGAAGATCGCCGAGATGGGCAACAGCGATGCCGATCGGGTGAAGCTGCACTTCGAGATCCGTCGGCAGGGCAAGCCCGTCGATCCCGCGCGGTACCTGCCGTCGCGCTGA
- a CDS encoding protein-L-isoaspartate(D-aspartate) O-methyltransferase, which yields MGARNAAAIGLPGVMPASTMSSDAMRSRMVQRLAAQGVSDDRVLRAMAAVERHRFVDSALSSQSYEDTSLPIGFGQTISKPNVVGRMVELLLGAPALANKPDGRLGRILEIGTGCGYQATLLSHIASEVYSIERVRGMHERARTNLRPFRLATVHLLLGDGMLGYARGAPYAGIIAAASGDAVPEAWIDQLAPGGRIVAPTRSASGQQVLVVIDRTHLGVRRQALEAVHFVPLKSGIA from the coding sequence ATGGGTGCGCGGAACGCCGCGGCGATCGGACTTCCCGGCGTCATGCCCGCATCCACGATGTCATCCGATGCCATGCGTTCGCGCATGGTGCAGCGCCTGGCAGCCCAGGGGGTGTCGGACGATCGGGTGCTGCGCGCGATGGCCGCCGTGGAAAGGCACCGGTTCGTCGACAGCGCCTTGTCCAGCCAGTCCTACGAGGACACGAGCCTGCCGATCGGTTTCGGACAGACGATCTCCAAACCCAATGTCGTGGGGCGCATGGTCGAGTTGCTGCTCGGCGCGCCCGCGCTGGCCAACAAGCCGGATGGCCGTCTCGGCCGCATCCTCGAGATCGGCACCGGCTGCGGCTACCAAGCGACGCTCCTGAGTCACATCGCGAGCGAGGTCTACAGCATCGAACGCGTGCGCGGCATGCACGAACGCGCTCGCACCAACTTGCGCCCGTTCCGCCTCGCCACGGTGCACCTGCTGCTGGGGGACGGCATGCTCGGCTATGCCAGGGGCGCTCCCTATGCCGGCATCATCGCGGCCGCCAGTGGAGACGCTGTTCCCGAGGCATGGATCGATCAGCTGGCGCCCGGCGGCCGTATCGTGGCGCCCACCCGATCGGCCAGCGGGCAGCAGGTCCTGGTGGTGATCGATCGGACCCATCTGGGCGTGCGGCGTCAGGCCTTGGAGGCCGTCCACTTCGTCCCCCTAAAATCGGGGATTGCTTGA
- the surE gene encoding 5'/3'-nucleotidase SurE encodes MKILISNDDGFQAPGIVALYEALKDVAQVEVIAPELNNSAKSNALTLSSPLYVHPAHNGFRYVTGTPADCVHIALKGLLDYRPDLVVSGINNGANMGDDTIYSGTVGAAMEAYLFGVPAIAFSQVDKGWAHIEDAARVARRLVQQIERERMLEGPAWLLNVNIPNLPFDELRPVKVCRLGRRHASERVIVQDSPRGDKMYWIAGASGARDSGEGTDFHATSQGHVALTPLQVDLTDHDNLGQWRETVVRLLG; translated from the coding sequence ATGAAGATACTGATTTCCAACGACGACGGTTTCCAGGCGCCAGGCATCGTCGCGCTCTACGAAGCGCTCAAGGACGTGGCGCAGGTCGAGGTGATCGCGCCCGAACTCAACAACAGCGCGAAGTCCAACGCCCTCACGCTGTCTTCGCCGCTGTATGTGCACCCGGCCCACAACGGTTTTCGCTACGTGACGGGAACGCCCGCCGACTGCGTGCACATCGCCCTCAAGGGCCTGCTGGATTACCGGCCTGACCTGGTGGTCTCCGGCATCAACAACGGCGCCAACATGGGCGACGACACCATCTATTCCGGCACGGTCGGAGCGGCGATGGAAGCCTACCTCTTCGGTGTTCCGGCCATCGCGTTCTCCCAGGTCGACAAGGGGTGGGCGCACATCGAGGACGCCGCACGCGTCGCGCGCCGGCTGGTCCAGCAGATCGAGCGCGAACGGATGCTCGAGGGTCCGGCTTGGCTGCTCAACGTCAACATCCCCAATCTGCCGTTCGACGAACTCCGGCCAGTCAAGGTCTGCCGGTTGGGACGTCGCCACGCTTCCGAGCGCGTCATCGTCCAGGACAGCCCGCGGGGCGACAAGATGTACTGGATCGCTGGCGCGAGCGGTGCCAGGGACAGCGGGGAGGGCACCGATTTCCATGCGACGTCACAGGGCCATGTGGCGTTGACGCCCCTGCAGGTGGACCTGACCGACCACGACAACCTGGGACAGTGGCGCGAAACCGTGGTGCGTCTGCTCGGATGA
- a CDS encoding NADPH:quinone oxidoreductase family protein, with protein MHAWLCENPTGVDALVWKELPTPEPATGEVLIEIEAASLNFPDLLIVQNKYQMKPPLPFVPGSEYAGVVRKVGPGVQNLTIGQNVACLSGTGGFATHVVASAAQCMPLPVELGHVDAAAFIMTYGTSWHALMDRGQLEAGETVLILGAAGGVGTAAIQIAKAAGARVVAAASTEEKCELCRSIGADAAINYSAHPVPTAFRDAIKAATDGKGPDVIYDPVGGDFAEPAFRSIGWRGRYLVVGFAAGAIPALPLNLMLLKGASLVGVFWGDFARREPSANADMLAELAKWYIEGKIKPVIDRVLPMTQLKQAYAHMGSRGVKGKVVMTK; from the coding sequence ATGCATGCCTGGCTTTGCGAGAACCCCACCGGCGTCGACGCGCTGGTCTGGAAGGAATTGCCCACGCCCGAACCCGCGACCGGCGAGGTGCTGATCGAAATCGAGGCCGCGAGTCTGAACTTTCCCGACCTCCTGATCGTCCAGAACAAGTACCAGATGAAGCCGCCGCTGCCGTTCGTGCCCGGGTCGGAATACGCCGGAGTGGTGCGCAAGGTGGGGCCGGGCGTCCAGAACCTGACGATCGGCCAGAATGTCGCTTGTCTCTCGGGCACTGGCGGCTTCGCCACCCATGTGGTCGCATCGGCCGCACAATGCATGCCCTTGCCCGTCGAACTCGGTCACGTGGACGCAGCGGCATTCATCATGACCTACGGAACCTCGTGGCATGCGCTCATGGACCGCGGCCAACTCGAGGCCGGCGAGACCGTTCTGATACTGGGCGCAGCAGGCGGTGTCGGCACGGCGGCCATCCAGATCGCCAAGGCCGCCGGCGCACGGGTCGTCGCGGCGGCCTCGACGGAGGAGAAATGCGAACTCTGTCGCTCGATCGGCGCCGACGCGGCCATCAATTATTCGGCGCATCCGGTGCCCACGGCGTTCCGCGATGCCATCAAGGCTGCCACCGATGGAAAGGGACCTGATGTGATCTACGACCCGGTCGGTGGAGATTTCGCCGAACCGGCTTTTCGCTCGATCGGCTGGCGTGGTCGCTACCTGGTCGTGGGTTTCGCCGCCGGTGCAATCCCGGCACTGCCATTGAATCTGATGCTGCTCAAGGGTGCTTCGCTGGTCGGCGTTTTCTGGGGAGATTTTGCCCGACGGGAACCGTCGGCAAATGCCGACATGCTGGCTGAATTGGCCAAGTGGTACATCGAAGGCAAAATCAAGCCGGTCATCGATCGCGTTCTTCCGATGACGCAATTGAAGCAGGCCTACGCGCACATGGGATCGCGCGGCGTCAAGGGCAAGGTCGTGATGACGAAGTGA
- a CDS encoding H-NS histone family protein: MASTLEDINSQIQKNEEHIAQLRKQADELRNRERAGVIDDVRKKIAEYGLTAADLKLSGGRSAASAGNKRSVTAAPVKAAAKYRSESGETWSGGRGRKPRWVTEALAAGKSLSDFEIK, from the coding sequence ATGGCCTCCACCCTCGAAGACATCAATTCGCAGATCCAGAAGAACGAAGAGCACATTGCTCAATTGCGCAAGCAGGCCGACGAGCTGCGCAATCGTGAACGCGCTGGTGTGATCGACGATGTTCGCAAGAAGATTGCTGAATACGGCCTGACGGCGGCCGACTTGAAATTGTCGGGCGGTCGCTCGGCTGCCTCGGCTGGCAACAAGCGCAGCGTCACGGCAGCGCCCGTCAAGGCGGCGGCCAAATACCGCAGTGAAAGCGGCGAAACCTGGTCGGGTGGCCGTGGCCGCAAGCCCCGCTGGGTGACGGAAGCGCTCGCCGCCGGAAAATCGCTGTCTGATTTCGAGATCAAGTAA